The following coding sequences lie in one Arachis hypogaea cultivar Tifrunner chromosome 4, arahy.Tifrunner.gnm2.J5K5, whole genome shotgun sequence genomic window:
- the LOC112795609 gene encoding uncharacterized protein isoform X4, with protein sequence MWKLNKSIAKELLPTQPVDFPIEPWWGVCLVNFTLEEFKKLSEEEMATIDKVCKEEANSFILFDPNVIKGLYKRGLVYFDVPVYPDDRFKVSRLEGFVSNREQTYEDPIEELLYAVFVVSNENASVTELASTLQADLAQLQAAASFVCRLGWATKVIDPASILQDTSASGSRRSIVSDEFGQALENMVINNDSNRQGDASSSGNYGPRSAYTRAAFIVDANITSYLMMGSVSPGLKSHAVTLYEAGKLGHAIIADLCRDLGTLEGAKFEGELQEFANHAFSLRCVLECLQAGGTASNEKEEKGFNKMDVVTSCTDESSSMKAEIPPAGKSEYSVIAELRMSGDNLDLDNLAEASTSSEAVHSSAFATHSTTSLDDASISGKKKYRVDILRCESLASLAPETLDRLFLRDYDIVMSMVPLPQSSVLPGSTGPVHFGPPSYSFMTPWMKLVLYSYAASGPLSVILMKGQSLRLLPAPLTGCVKALIWSWDDSTVGGLGGKHDGNLVNGSILLHCLNSLLKHSAVLVQPLGKFDLDESGKVVSLDIPLPLKNSDGSIDPVGEALGISEKESSKLNSLLTDLANKIELQTVGYIRILRLFKGADSEQFLPAKENYDWVPLGVEFGMPLFSPKLCNSICKRVVSSQLLQSGLFGEHHNAMQSLRKKLHDICAVYHATGPAAKLLYQKEQVKESSQLHMNYASGRWKPLAEPSSLISGATSENQRLKLANRQCCGSEILCFDGSNLRSFASPPGYEAATKLNEEARQVDTKSEADETDSKEVTLPGVNLIFYGSKLHPFDIGACLQARQPISLIAEAAAISSTK encoded by the exons ATGTGGAAATTGAACAAATCAATTGCCAAAGAACTTTTACCAACACAACCTGTGGATTTTCCAATTGAACCGTGGTGGGGAGTTTGTCTTGTCAACTTTACATTGGAAGAATTTAAG AAACTCTCAGAAGAGGAAATGGCCACAATAGACAAAGTGTGTAAGGAAGAGGCAAATTCATTCATCTTGTTTGATCCGAATGTTATCAAGGGTCTTTACAAACGGGGATTGGTCTATTTTGATGTTCCTGTATATCCTGATGATCGGTTTAAAG TTTCTAGGCTCGAAGGTTTTGTTTCCAACAGGGAGCAGACTTATGAAGATCCCATTGAAGA GTTATTATATGCAGTATTTGTTGTTTCAAATGAAAACGCATCTGTTACTGAATTGGCAAGTACCCTACAGGCAGACTTGGCACAACTGCAGGCTGCTGCTTCTTTTGTATGTCGATTGGGATGGGCAACGAAAGTAATTGATCCAGCATCTATTCTTCAAGATACAAGTGCATCTGGGTCTCGTAGAAGTATAGTTAGCGATGAATTTGGTCAAGCCCTTGAGAATATGGTTATCAATAATGATTCCAACCGGCAAGGAGATGCTTCAAGTTCCGGAAATTACGGTCCACGTTCTGCCTATACACGTGCAGCTTTCATAGTAGATGCTAATATAACATCCTATCTTATGATGGGTTCTGTTTCACCAG GCCTGAAATCTCATGCTGTTACACTATATGAAGCCGGCAAATTAGGCCATGCCATCATTGCTGATCTTTGCAGGGATCTTGGCACTCTGGAGGGTGCAAAATTTGAGGGAGAGCTGCAGGAATTCGCAAATCATGCATTTAGCCTGCGTTGTGTATTAGAATGTCTACAAGCAGGTGGAACTGCATCCAATGAAAAAGAGGAGAAAGGTTTTAACAAGATGGATGTTGTGACTTCATGCACTGATGAGTCAAGTTCTATGAAAGCTGAAATCCCTCCGGCTGGGAAATCAGAATACTCTGTTATTGCAGAACTTAGGATGAGTGGTGATAATTTAGATCTAGATAATTTGGCGGAGGCTTCTACTTCATCAGAAGCAGTTCATAGTAGTGCATTTGCAACCCATTCTACTACTTCGTTAGATGATGCAAGTATAAGTGGGAAAAAGAAATATCGGGTAGACATTCTCCGCTGTGAAAGCTTGGCTTCGCTTGCACCAGAAACTCTTGATCGTTTGTTTCTTCGTGACTATGATATAGTTATGTCCATGGTGCCTCTTCCTCAGTCATCAGTTCTTCCAGGATCCACTGGTCCAGTACATTTTGGTCCTCCCTCGTATTCTTTTATGACTCCTTGGATGAAACTAGTATTATATTCGTATGCAGCTAGTGGGCCTCTTTCAGTTATCCTTATGAAAGGACAGTCTCTGCGCTTGCTTCCTGCTCCCCTGACTGGTTGTGTGAAAGCTCTCATATGGTCTTGGGATGATTCTACAGTAGGAGGCTTGGGAGGAAAGCATGATGGAAATTTAGTAAATGGAAGTATACTGCTGCACTGTTTAAATTCCCTTCTTAAACATTCGGCTGTCCTGGTGCAGCCGCTTGGTAAGTTTGATCTCGACGAATCTGGAAAAGTGGTTTCCTTGGATATCCCTTTGCCCCTAAAGAACTCTGATGGATCAATTGACCCCGTTGGAGAAGCTTTAGGAataagtgaaaaagaaagctcAAAGTTGAATTCTCTCTTGACTGACTTGGCAAACAAGATTGAACTACAAACAGTTGGATATATTCGCATACTGAGATTATTTAAAGGAGCAGATTCAGAGCAGTTCTTACCCGCTAAAGAGAACTATGATTGGGTTCCATTGGGTGTTGAATTTGGGATGCCGCTGTTCAGTCCAAAGTTATGCAATAGTATATGTAAGAGGGTAGTTTCATCTCAGTTGCTTCAATCTGGCTTATTTGGTGAACACCATAATGCTATGCAAAGCTTAAGAAAAAAGTTGCATGACATTTGTGCTGTGTACCATGCAACTGGTCCTGCTGCAAAGCTTCTTTACCAGAAAGAGCAAGTTAAGGAATCTTCACAACTTCATATGAACTATGCTAGCGGAAGATGGAAGCCACTTGCAGAACCTTCGTCTCTAATTTCAGGAGCAACTAGTGAGAATCAAAGGTTAAAACTTGCTAACCGGCAGTGCTGTGGAAGTGAAATTTTGTGCTTTGATGGCAGCAATCTTAG GTCTTTTGCCTCCCCTCCTGGCTATGAAGCTGCGACAAAGCTCAATGAAGAAGCGCGGCAAGTTGACACAAAATCTGAGGCAGATGAAACTGATAGTAAGGAAGTAACGCTTCCCGGAGTAAATCTCATTTTTTATGGTTCTAAGTTGCATCCATTTGATATAGGTGCCTGCCTCCAGGCTCGTCAACCTATTTCCTTAATAGCAGAGGCAGCAGCAATCAGTTCCACAAAGTAA
- the LOC112795609 gene encoding uncharacterized protein isoform X1 produces MQRASVTVEEQLLQKAIKEECPWENLPKRIQLTLSSKEEWHRRIIESCIKKRLQWNNCFARKVCRESEYYEDMMQYLRKNLALFPYHLAEYVCRVMRISPFRYYCDMIFEVMKNEQPYDSIPNFSAADALRLTGIGRNEFIDIMNRCRSKKIMWKLNKSIAKELLPTQPVDFPIEPWWGVCLVNFTLEEFKKLSEEEMATIDKVCKEEANSFILFDPNVIKGLYKRGLVYFDVPVYPDDRFKVSRLEGFVSNREQTYEDPIEELLYAVFVVSNENASVTELASTLQADLAQLQAAASFVCRLGWATKVIDPASILQDTSASGSRRSIVSDEFGQALENMVINNDSNRQGDASSSGNYGPRSAYTRAAFIVDANITSYLMMGSVSPGLKSHAVTLYEAGKLGHAIIADLCRDLGTLEGAKFEGELQEFANHAFSLRCVLECLQAGGTASNEKEEKGFNKMDVVTSCTDESSSMKAEIPPAGKSEYSVIAELRMSGDNLDLDNLAEASTSSEAVHSSAFATHSTTSLDDASISGKKKYRVDILRCESLASLAPETLDRLFLRDYDIVMSMVPLPQSSVLPGSTGPVHFGPPSYSFMTPWMKLVLYSYAASGPLSVILMKGQSLRLLPAPLTGCVKALIWSWDDSTVGGLGGKHDGNLVNGSILLHCLNSLLKHSAVLVQPLGKFDLDESGKVVSLDIPLPLKNSDGSIDPVGEALGISEKESSKLNSLLTDLANKIELQTVGYIRILRLFKGADSEQFLPAKENYDWVPLGVEFGMPLFSPKLCNSICKRVVSSQLLQSGLFGEHHNAMQSLRKKLHDICAVYHATGPAAKLLYQKEQVKESSQLHMNYASGRWKPLAEPSSLISGATSENQRLKLANRQCCGSEILCFDGSNLRSFASPPGYEAATKLNEEARQVDTKSEADETDSKEVTLPGVNLIFYGSKLHPFDIGACLQARQPISLIAEAAAISSTK; encoded by the exons ATGCAGCGTGCTTCTGTCACCGTTGAGGAACAGCTGTTGCAAAAAGCGATCAAGGAAGAGTGTCCATGGGAGAACCTTCCCAAGCGAATTCAACTTACCCTCTCTTCCAAAGAAGAATGGCACAGAAG GATAATTGAAAGTTGCATAAAGAAGAGACTCCAATGGAATAATTGTTTTGCTCGAAAGGTTTGTAGAGAAAGCGAATATTATGAAGACATGATGCAGTACTTGCGGAAGAATCTTGCT CTTTTCCCGTATCATCTAGCCGAGTATGTCTGCCGTGTCATGAGGATATCACCTTTCAgatattattgtgatatgatctTTGAAGTAATGAAAAATG AGCAACCTTATGACAGCATTCCAAATTTTAGTGCTGCGGATGCTTTGAGGCTTACAGGAATCGGAAGAAATGAATTTATTGATATAATGAACAGGTGCAGATCTAAG AAAATCATGTGGAAATTGAACAAATCAATTGCCAAAGAACTTTTACCAACACAACCTGTGGATTTTCCAATTGAACCGTGGTGGGGAGTTTGTCTTGTCAACTTTACATTGGAAGAATTTAAG AAACTCTCAGAAGAGGAAATGGCCACAATAGACAAAGTGTGTAAGGAAGAGGCAAATTCATTCATCTTGTTTGATCCGAATGTTATCAAGGGTCTTTACAAACGGGGATTGGTCTATTTTGATGTTCCTGTATATCCTGATGATCGGTTTAAAG TTTCTAGGCTCGAAGGTTTTGTTTCCAACAGGGAGCAGACTTATGAAGATCCCATTGAAGA GTTATTATATGCAGTATTTGTTGTTTCAAATGAAAACGCATCTGTTACTGAATTGGCAAGTACCCTACAGGCAGACTTGGCACAACTGCAGGCTGCTGCTTCTTTTGTATGTCGATTGGGATGGGCAACGAAAGTAATTGATCCAGCATCTATTCTTCAAGATACAAGTGCATCTGGGTCTCGTAGAAGTATAGTTAGCGATGAATTTGGTCAAGCCCTTGAGAATATGGTTATCAATAATGATTCCAACCGGCAAGGAGATGCTTCAAGTTCCGGAAATTACGGTCCACGTTCTGCCTATACACGTGCAGCTTTCATAGTAGATGCTAATATAACATCCTATCTTATGATGGGTTCTGTTTCACCAG GCCTGAAATCTCATGCTGTTACACTATATGAAGCCGGCAAATTAGGCCATGCCATCATTGCTGATCTTTGCAGGGATCTTGGCACTCTGGAGGGTGCAAAATTTGAGGGAGAGCTGCAGGAATTCGCAAATCATGCATTTAGCCTGCGTTGTGTATTAGAATGTCTACAAGCAGGTGGAACTGCATCCAATGAAAAAGAGGAGAAAGGTTTTAACAAGATGGATGTTGTGACTTCATGCACTGATGAGTCAAGTTCTATGAAAGCTGAAATCCCTCCGGCTGGGAAATCAGAATACTCTGTTATTGCAGAACTTAGGATGAGTGGTGATAATTTAGATCTAGATAATTTGGCGGAGGCTTCTACTTCATCAGAAGCAGTTCATAGTAGTGCATTTGCAACCCATTCTACTACTTCGTTAGATGATGCAAGTATAAGTGGGAAAAAGAAATATCGGGTAGACATTCTCCGCTGTGAAAGCTTGGCTTCGCTTGCACCAGAAACTCTTGATCGTTTGTTTCTTCGTGACTATGATATAGTTATGTCCATGGTGCCTCTTCCTCAGTCATCAGTTCTTCCAGGATCCACTGGTCCAGTACATTTTGGTCCTCCCTCGTATTCTTTTATGACTCCTTGGATGAAACTAGTATTATATTCGTATGCAGCTAGTGGGCCTCTTTCAGTTATCCTTATGAAAGGACAGTCTCTGCGCTTGCTTCCTGCTCCCCTGACTGGTTGTGTGAAAGCTCTCATATGGTCTTGGGATGATTCTACAGTAGGAGGCTTGGGAGGAAAGCATGATGGAAATTTAGTAAATGGAAGTATACTGCTGCACTGTTTAAATTCCCTTCTTAAACATTCGGCTGTCCTGGTGCAGCCGCTTGGTAAGTTTGATCTCGACGAATCTGGAAAAGTGGTTTCCTTGGATATCCCTTTGCCCCTAAAGAACTCTGATGGATCAATTGACCCCGTTGGAGAAGCTTTAGGAataagtgaaaaagaaagctcAAAGTTGAATTCTCTCTTGACTGACTTGGCAAACAAGATTGAACTACAAACAGTTGGATATATTCGCATACTGAGATTATTTAAAGGAGCAGATTCAGAGCAGTTCTTACCCGCTAAAGAGAACTATGATTGGGTTCCATTGGGTGTTGAATTTGGGATGCCGCTGTTCAGTCCAAAGTTATGCAATAGTATATGTAAGAGGGTAGTTTCATCTCAGTTGCTTCAATCTGGCTTATTTGGTGAACACCATAATGCTATGCAAAGCTTAAGAAAAAAGTTGCATGACATTTGTGCTGTGTACCATGCAACTGGTCCTGCTGCAAAGCTTCTTTACCAGAAAGAGCAAGTTAAGGAATCTTCACAACTTCATATGAACTATGCTAGCGGAAGATGGAAGCCACTTGCAGAACCTTCGTCTCTAATTTCAGGAGCAACTAGTGAGAATCAAAGGTTAAAACTTGCTAACCGGCAGTGCTGTGGAAGTGAAATTTTGTGCTTTGATGGCAGCAATCTTAG GTCTTTTGCCTCCCCTCCTGGCTATGAAGCTGCGACAAAGCTCAATGAAGAAGCGCGGCAAGTTGACACAAAATCTGAGGCAGATGAAACTGATAGTAAGGAAGTAACGCTTCCCGGAGTAAATCTCATTTTTTATGGTTCTAAGTTGCATCCATTTGATATAGGTGCCTGCCTCCAGGCTCGTCAACCTATTTCCTTAATAGCAGAGGCAGCAGCAATCAGTTCCACAAAGTAA
- the LOC112795609 gene encoding uncharacterized protein isoform X2, with protein sequence MMGSTDMGWLGFEQRIIESCIKKRLQWNNCFARKVCRESEYYEDMMQYLRKNLALFPYHLAEYVCRVMRISPFRYYCDMIFEVMKNEQPYDSIPNFSAADALRLTGIGRNEFIDIMNRCRSKKIMWKLNKSIAKELLPTQPVDFPIEPWWGVCLVNFTLEEFKKLSEEEMATIDKVCKEEANSFILFDPNVIKGLYKRGLVYFDVPVYPDDRFKVSRLEGFVSNREQTYEDPIEELLYAVFVVSNENASVTELASTLQADLAQLQAAASFVCRLGWATKVIDPASILQDTSASGSRRSIVSDEFGQALENMVINNDSNRQGDASSSGNYGPRSAYTRAAFIVDANITSYLMMGSVSPGLKSHAVTLYEAGKLGHAIIADLCRDLGTLEGAKFEGELQEFANHAFSLRCVLECLQAGGTASNEKEEKGFNKMDVVTSCTDESSSMKAEIPPAGKSEYSVIAELRMSGDNLDLDNLAEASTSSEAVHSSAFATHSTTSLDDASISGKKKYRVDILRCESLASLAPETLDRLFLRDYDIVMSMVPLPQSSVLPGSTGPVHFGPPSYSFMTPWMKLVLYSYAASGPLSVILMKGQSLRLLPAPLTGCVKALIWSWDDSTVGGLGGKHDGNLVNGSILLHCLNSLLKHSAVLVQPLGKFDLDESGKVVSLDIPLPLKNSDGSIDPVGEALGISEKESSKLNSLLTDLANKIELQTVGYIRILRLFKGADSEQFLPAKENYDWVPLGVEFGMPLFSPKLCNSICKRVVSSQLLQSGLFGEHHNAMQSLRKKLHDICAVYHATGPAAKLLYQKEQVKESSQLHMNYASGRWKPLAEPSSLISGATSENQRLKLANRQCCGSEILCFDGSNLRSFASPPGYEAATKLNEEARQVDTKSEADETDSKEVTLPGVNLIFYGSKLHPFDIGACLQARQPISLIAEAAAISSTK encoded by the exons ATGATGGGATCTACGGACATGGGATGGCTGGGATTTGAACAAAG GATAATTGAAAGTTGCATAAAGAAGAGACTCCAATGGAATAATTGTTTTGCTCGAAAGGTTTGTAGAGAAAGCGAATATTATGAAGACATGATGCAGTACTTGCGGAAGAATCTTGCT CTTTTCCCGTATCATCTAGCCGAGTATGTCTGCCGTGTCATGAGGATATCACCTTTCAgatattattgtgatatgatctTTGAAGTAATGAAAAATG AGCAACCTTATGACAGCATTCCAAATTTTAGTGCTGCGGATGCTTTGAGGCTTACAGGAATCGGAAGAAATGAATTTATTGATATAATGAACAGGTGCAGATCTAAG AAAATCATGTGGAAATTGAACAAATCAATTGCCAAAGAACTTTTACCAACACAACCTGTGGATTTTCCAATTGAACCGTGGTGGGGAGTTTGTCTTGTCAACTTTACATTGGAAGAATTTAAG AAACTCTCAGAAGAGGAAATGGCCACAATAGACAAAGTGTGTAAGGAAGAGGCAAATTCATTCATCTTGTTTGATCCGAATGTTATCAAGGGTCTTTACAAACGGGGATTGGTCTATTTTGATGTTCCTGTATATCCTGATGATCGGTTTAAAG TTTCTAGGCTCGAAGGTTTTGTTTCCAACAGGGAGCAGACTTATGAAGATCCCATTGAAGA GTTATTATATGCAGTATTTGTTGTTTCAAATGAAAACGCATCTGTTACTGAATTGGCAAGTACCCTACAGGCAGACTTGGCACAACTGCAGGCTGCTGCTTCTTTTGTATGTCGATTGGGATGGGCAACGAAAGTAATTGATCCAGCATCTATTCTTCAAGATACAAGTGCATCTGGGTCTCGTAGAAGTATAGTTAGCGATGAATTTGGTCAAGCCCTTGAGAATATGGTTATCAATAATGATTCCAACCGGCAAGGAGATGCTTCAAGTTCCGGAAATTACGGTCCACGTTCTGCCTATACACGTGCAGCTTTCATAGTAGATGCTAATATAACATCCTATCTTATGATGGGTTCTGTTTCACCAG GCCTGAAATCTCATGCTGTTACACTATATGAAGCCGGCAAATTAGGCCATGCCATCATTGCTGATCTTTGCAGGGATCTTGGCACTCTGGAGGGTGCAAAATTTGAGGGAGAGCTGCAGGAATTCGCAAATCATGCATTTAGCCTGCGTTGTGTATTAGAATGTCTACAAGCAGGTGGAACTGCATCCAATGAAAAAGAGGAGAAAGGTTTTAACAAGATGGATGTTGTGACTTCATGCACTGATGAGTCAAGTTCTATGAAAGCTGAAATCCCTCCGGCTGGGAAATCAGAATACTCTGTTATTGCAGAACTTAGGATGAGTGGTGATAATTTAGATCTAGATAATTTGGCGGAGGCTTCTACTTCATCAGAAGCAGTTCATAGTAGTGCATTTGCAACCCATTCTACTACTTCGTTAGATGATGCAAGTATAAGTGGGAAAAAGAAATATCGGGTAGACATTCTCCGCTGTGAAAGCTTGGCTTCGCTTGCACCAGAAACTCTTGATCGTTTGTTTCTTCGTGACTATGATATAGTTATGTCCATGGTGCCTCTTCCTCAGTCATCAGTTCTTCCAGGATCCACTGGTCCAGTACATTTTGGTCCTCCCTCGTATTCTTTTATGACTCCTTGGATGAAACTAGTATTATATTCGTATGCAGCTAGTGGGCCTCTTTCAGTTATCCTTATGAAAGGACAGTCTCTGCGCTTGCTTCCTGCTCCCCTGACTGGTTGTGTGAAAGCTCTCATATGGTCTTGGGATGATTCTACAGTAGGAGGCTTGGGAGGAAAGCATGATGGAAATTTAGTAAATGGAAGTATACTGCTGCACTGTTTAAATTCCCTTCTTAAACATTCGGCTGTCCTGGTGCAGCCGCTTGGTAAGTTTGATCTCGACGAATCTGGAAAAGTGGTTTCCTTGGATATCCCTTTGCCCCTAAAGAACTCTGATGGATCAATTGACCCCGTTGGAGAAGCTTTAGGAataagtgaaaaagaaagctcAAAGTTGAATTCTCTCTTGACTGACTTGGCAAACAAGATTGAACTACAAACAGTTGGATATATTCGCATACTGAGATTATTTAAAGGAGCAGATTCAGAGCAGTTCTTACCCGCTAAAGAGAACTATGATTGGGTTCCATTGGGTGTTGAATTTGGGATGCCGCTGTTCAGTCCAAAGTTATGCAATAGTATATGTAAGAGGGTAGTTTCATCTCAGTTGCTTCAATCTGGCTTATTTGGTGAACACCATAATGCTATGCAAAGCTTAAGAAAAAAGTTGCATGACATTTGTGCTGTGTACCATGCAACTGGTCCTGCTGCAAAGCTTCTTTACCAGAAAGAGCAAGTTAAGGAATCTTCACAACTTCATATGAACTATGCTAGCGGAAGATGGAAGCCACTTGCAGAACCTTCGTCTCTAATTTCAGGAGCAACTAGTGAGAATCAAAGGTTAAAACTTGCTAACCGGCAGTGCTGTGGAAGTGAAATTTTGTGCTTTGATGGCAGCAATCTTAG GTCTTTTGCCTCCCCTCCTGGCTATGAAGCTGCGACAAAGCTCAATGAAGAAGCGCGGCAAGTTGACACAAAATCTGAGGCAGATGAAACTGATAGTAAGGAAGTAACGCTTCCCGGAGTAAATCTCATTTTTTATGGTTCTAAGTTGCATCCATTTGATATAGGTGCCTGCCTCCAGGCTCGTCAACCTATTTCCTTAATAGCAGAGGCAGCAGCAATCAGTTCCACAAAGTAA
- the LOC112795609 gene encoding uncharacterized protein isoform X3: MNRCRSKKIMWKLNKSIAKELLPTQPVDFPIEPWWGVCLVNFTLEEFKKLSEEEMATIDKVCKEEANSFILFDPNVIKGLYKRGLVYFDVPVYPDDRFKVSRLEGFVSNREQTYEDPIEELLYAVFVVSNENASVTELASTLQADLAQLQAAASFVCRLGWATKVIDPASILQDTSASGSRRSIVSDEFGQALENMVINNDSNRQGDASSSGNYGPRSAYTRAAFIVDANITSYLMMGSVSPGLKSHAVTLYEAGKLGHAIIADLCRDLGTLEGAKFEGELQEFANHAFSLRCVLECLQAGGTASNEKEEKGFNKMDVVTSCTDESSSMKAEIPPAGKSEYSVIAELRMSGDNLDLDNLAEASTSSEAVHSSAFATHSTTSLDDASISGKKKYRVDILRCESLASLAPETLDRLFLRDYDIVMSMVPLPQSSVLPGSTGPVHFGPPSYSFMTPWMKLVLYSYAASGPLSVILMKGQSLRLLPAPLTGCVKALIWSWDDSTVGGLGGKHDGNLVNGSILLHCLNSLLKHSAVLVQPLGKFDLDESGKVVSLDIPLPLKNSDGSIDPVGEALGISEKESSKLNSLLTDLANKIELQTVGYIRILRLFKGADSEQFLPAKENYDWVPLGVEFGMPLFSPKLCNSICKRVVSSQLLQSGLFGEHHNAMQSLRKKLHDICAVYHATGPAAKLLYQKEQVKESSQLHMNYASGRWKPLAEPSSLISGATSENQRLKLANRQCCGSEILCFDGSNLRSFASPPGYEAATKLNEEARQVDTKSEADETDSKEVTLPGVNLIFYGSKLHPFDIGACLQARQPISLIAEAAAISSTK, from the exons ATGAACAGGTGCAGATCTAAG AAAATCATGTGGAAATTGAACAAATCAATTGCCAAAGAACTTTTACCAACACAACCTGTGGATTTTCCAATTGAACCGTGGTGGGGAGTTTGTCTTGTCAACTTTACATTGGAAGAATTTAAG AAACTCTCAGAAGAGGAAATGGCCACAATAGACAAAGTGTGTAAGGAAGAGGCAAATTCATTCATCTTGTTTGATCCGAATGTTATCAAGGGTCTTTACAAACGGGGATTGGTCTATTTTGATGTTCCTGTATATCCTGATGATCGGTTTAAAG TTTCTAGGCTCGAAGGTTTTGTTTCCAACAGGGAGCAGACTTATGAAGATCCCATTGAAGA GTTATTATATGCAGTATTTGTTGTTTCAAATGAAAACGCATCTGTTACTGAATTGGCAAGTACCCTACAGGCAGACTTGGCACAACTGCAGGCTGCTGCTTCTTTTGTATGTCGATTGGGATGGGCAACGAAAGTAATTGATCCAGCATCTATTCTTCAAGATACAAGTGCATCTGGGTCTCGTAGAAGTATAGTTAGCGATGAATTTGGTCAAGCCCTTGAGAATATGGTTATCAATAATGATTCCAACCGGCAAGGAGATGCTTCAAGTTCCGGAAATTACGGTCCACGTTCTGCCTATACACGTGCAGCTTTCATAGTAGATGCTAATATAACATCCTATCTTATGATGGGTTCTGTTTCACCAG GCCTGAAATCTCATGCTGTTACACTATATGAAGCCGGCAAATTAGGCCATGCCATCATTGCTGATCTTTGCAGGGATCTTGGCACTCTGGAGGGTGCAAAATTTGAGGGAGAGCTGCAGGAATTCGCAAATCATGCATTTAGCCTGCGTTGTGTATTAGAATGTCTACAAGCAGGTGGAACTGCATCCAATGAAAAAGAGGAGAAAGGTTTTAACAAGATGGATGTTGTGACTTCATGCACTGATGAGTCAAGTTCTATGAAAGCTGAAATCCCTCCGGCTGGGAAATCAGAATACTCTGTTATTGCAGAACTTAGGATGAGTGGTGATAATTTAGATCTAGATAATTTGGCGGAGGCTTCTACTTCATCAGAAGCAGTTCATAGTAGTGCATTTGCAACCCATTCTACTACTTCGTTAGATGATGCAAGTATAAGTGGGAAAAAGAAATATCGGGTAGACATTCTCCGCTGTGAAAGCTTGGCTTCGCTTGCACCAGAAACTCTTGATCGTTTGTTTCTTCGTGACTATGATATAGTTATGTCCATGGTGCCTCTTCCTCAGTCATCAGTTCTTCCAGGATCCACTGGTCCAGTACATTTTGGTCCTCCCTCGTATTCTTTTATGACTCCTTGGATGAAACTAGTATTATATTCGTATGCAGCTAGTGGGCCTCTTTCAGTTATCCTTATGAAAGGACAGTCTCTGCGCTTGCTTCCTGCTCCCCTGACTGGTTGTGTGAAAGCTCTCATATGGTCTTGGGATGATTCTACAGTAGGAGGCTTGGGAGGAAAGCATGATGGAAATTTAGTAAATGGAAGTATACTGCTGCACTGTTTAAATTCCCTTCTTAAACATTCGGCTGTCCTGGTGCAGCCGCTTGGTAAGTTTGATCTCGACGAATCTGGAAAAGTGGTTTCCTTGGATATCCCTTTGCCCCTAAAGAACTCTGATGGATCAATTGACCCCGTTGGAGAAGCTTTAGGAataagtgaaaaagaaagctcAAAGTTGAATTCTCTCTTGACTGACTTGGCAAACAAGATTGAACTACAAACAGTTGGATATATTCGCATACTGAGATTATTTAAAGGAGCAGATTCAGAGCAGTTCTTACCCGCTAAAGAGAACTATGATTGGGTTCCATTGGGTGTTGAATTTGGGATGCCGCTGTTCAGTCCAAAGTTATGCAATAGTATATGTAAGAGGGTAGTTTCATCTCAGTTGCTTCAATCTGGCTTATTTGGTGAACACCATAATGCTATGCAAAGCTTAAGAAAAAAGTTGCATGACATTTGTGCTGTGTACCATGCAACTGGTCCTGCTGCAAAGCTTCTTTACCAGAAAGAGCAAGTTAAGGAATCTTCACAACTTCATATGAACTATGCTAGCGGAAGATGGAAGCCACTTGCAGAACCTTCGTCTCTAATTTCAGGAGCAACTAGTGAGAATCAAAGGTTAAAACTTGCTAACCGGCAGTGCTGTGGAAGTGAAATTTTGTGCTTTGATGGCAGCAATCTTAG GTCTTTTGCCTCCCCTCCTGGCTATGAAGCTGCGACAAAGCTCAATGAAGAAGCGCGGCAAGTTGACACAAAATCTGAGGCAGATGAAACTGATAGTAAGGAAGTAACGCTTCCCGGAGTAAATCTCATTTTTTATGGTTCTAAGTTGCATCCATTTGATATAGGTGCCTGCCTCCAGGCTCGTCAACCTATTTCCTTAATAGCAGAGGCAGCAGCAATCAGTTCCACAAAGTAA